In Oceanidesulfovibrio indonesiensis, the genomic stretch GCTCTGTCGCCAACCGTTTCCTGGTCATGATGGGGGCCCTGTTTCTCAGCATCTGGGGCACATGGACGATTATTAACACGCCTGTCGATGCCTTGCCTGACCTGTCAGATGTGCAGGTCATTATCAAAACCAGCTATCCCGGCCAGGCCCCGCAGATTGTAGAAAACCAGGTCACCTATCCACTTACCACCACCATGCTGTCCGTGCCTGGCGCAAAAACC encodes the following:
- a CDS encoding efflux RND transporter permease subunit, which encodes MIEWIIRRSVANRFLVMMGALFLSIWGTWTIINTPVDALPDLSDVQVIIKTSYPGQAPQIVENQVTYPLTTTMLSVPGAKTVRGFSQFGDSYVYVIFEDGTDLYWARSRVLEYLNQVQGKLPAGVSSEIGPDATGVG